The segment TTTATTAACTGGTTTGCAATTTCTATAGCTTGATTAATAGGTATTGCAAATCCTAATCCAGCTCCTGGACCTGTTCTCACGAGTGTGTTAATACCTATTACTTCTCCAGCGGAATTAAGTAATGGCCCTCCAGAGTTCCCAGGATTAATTGCTGCATCAGTTTGAATTAACTTCAACCTTTTATCAGAAATACCCAATTGAGAAACATTTCTATTTAAGTTACTAATAATACCTAGAGTAACTGTTTTTTCTAAACCGAAAGGGTTGCCTACTGCAATTGCCCAATCACCTACAACAAGTTTGTCTGAATTACCTAAAAGTGCTATAGGCCATGGCCCCTTGCCTTGAATGCGAACCACTGCTAGATCAGTTAGATAATCTTGGCCAATAATCTCCGCTGGAAATCTTTTGCCATCTGATAATCCAATAATCAATTTGTCAGTATTTTCAACCACATGTGCATTAGTTAATACCAAACCATCTTCTGAAAAAATGACCCCACTTCCTTGGCTTTTCTGAACATGGTGCTTAGGAGATTGGCTATTTGGAGGGTTGAAAAATTTCTCAAGATTAGGGTCCACAAAGAAATTTTTGGGAAAGATGTACTGTCTTACTGTTATTTTGCGTTGAGTTTCAATGGTGACGACGGCAGGACCACTTTGATTAACCGCTTCTGTCACAAATGATTTTCCTGGGACTAAGCTTCTTGAACTTTCTGTCAGATAAGGGCTATGGAGATTTGGAGATGATTTAACGTAATAAGCTGATATGCCCAGTAATAATCCACATAATCCAGAGTTATAAATTAATTGGGCTATTTTCATTATCTTTGGGTTGAAATTCTTTCTTTGGCCAATTCAGATGAGATCATCAATTACTAATTAATTTTGAAGCTTAAATAATTTTTTTAGTTTTGTTGTATTGAATTTCTTACTTAGAAAGAACACAACTTATTTCAACCTATAGTTTTCATAATCTTATTGCCGCCATAGGGGGGTGGACTTCTTTAAGATAGCTATAGGCAACCAATCAAACCATCGATGAGTATAAATGCAGAGTTATTTCTTCTCATTTTTGTATCTCGTAGCAGTACTTGTTCTTCTATGGCAAGCATTCCGAGTGATGTTCAGGAGCTTATCTAGGGTCGATGAATTACCCAGGAAATCCCTTCATGATGGAGATGACCGTACTGGTAGATTAACTATTCATCCTGAATTGCTTAATAAAGAAGGAGAGATAACAGATGAAGACTTGCTCACAGTTCGTTTCTCTAATGACCTTGAACCTCCACAATCCTCTGAATGATTATCGTATTAGGTTATATGAGATTCTTAAATGAATAAGGTTTTCATTAATTACACGGGGGGTTAATTTTGGAATCAAGAACTCGAATAGTAGTTGCTGTCCTGAAAACTGTGAAATTGCCACCACGGTTTCGGTTGAAATTATTGAAAGAAGATCCGGTACGTCTTGAATTAAGCCTGACCCCTGCATATGGCAAGGAGCCTATTCAGGTCGGTTTGGTTGAGTCTCTTGATTTAGTTGCTCGTCGCGATAGAGAAGGGCGTATCCCTAGAGATCTGCAAGGGACATGGGATTGGACTGTTCGCCATGAGAAAGTTAGTACAGGAGGTTGGAACCCTTTTCTTAAAGAGGCTCTACAGACTATGTTTGAGACTGGTTTGCCTGCAATTATTTATGAGGAACTCACAGGCGAGGAATATCATCCTGTTGATGGAGTTAGGCATGTCAGATAAGAGGTTTCCAGCTTTAGAAACGATTAGACCATGATTTTTTCTGTATTGTTCGATAAAATTATCAATAAATATTTTGCAAACTAATGAACCAAGATAATTCACCTCGATATGGGTTCGTAAATTATGCAGAAATTTGGAATGGCCGCTTGGCAATGATTGGTATTTTGGTTGGTCTCAGTACAGAGCTTTTGACTGGTCAAGGAATTCTTGGTCAAATTGGTTTCGGCTGAATTTCGTGCTGACTCCTAATCATATTTTCCTAATTTGGATTTAGAACCACTCCCAACTTATTCAGTTAAGGAGTTAAATCATGCAATAGGTAGCTTGATAGCAAGAGGCTTTGCGCCACGTTTTAACCTTGTAGCGACTGTCTCTAAATCTCAACTAAAGAACGGACATCTGTGGCTAACACTTACTGATGGCGAAGCAAGCATTACGGGAGTTATTTGGGCATCTACTTTAAAGAAAGTTAGCTTTCAACCTAACGAGCAAGATGGGATTGAAATTTTTGGGAGATTAAATTTTTGGGAAAATAGGGCAAGTTTAGTGGTTCAAGTAATTGCAATAAGACCAACACTTTCAACAGTTCTAAAGAAATTTGAAGTAGTTCGTGATTTATTAATTAAGGAAGGATTAATAGATGAAGCAAGACGAAGAAAATTACCAAAGTATCCAAAAAATATAGCTATTTTGACAAGTGTGCCAAGTTCTGCACTCGCAGATATTTTGAGAACAGCTAAAGAAAGGTGGCCAGCTTCAAAAGTTTTTATTTTTCCTATACCTGTTCAAGGAGATGTTTCTAAAAAAATAAAGCTTGTAATTGAAAGAGTAATAAATCATCAAAAAAAATTTAAAATAGAAGCCATTGTTTTAGCAAGAGGTGGAGGCAGCAGAGAAGATCTAATGATATTTGATGATGAAGAACTTTGTAGGTCTCTTGCAAATTTACCGGTTCCATTAATTACAGGCCTAGGCCATGAGGATGACTTAACAGTTGCTGATTTAGTGGCAGATCATCGCTCAGCAACTCCTACTGCAGCAATTGTTGATTTATTGCCAAGCCGAGAGATTGCTAAAGAGTATTGCTTACAGATTCGAAAGAGATGTGATGGTTATTTTGTTTGGGCTCTCAATAAAGAAAAACAAAAACTATTAGAACGGAAATTCCAATGGAATAAAGAATCACCCTTAAAAACTATTAAAAGTATTAGGAAGGATTTAGATACGAGAAAACAAATTCTTAAAACTTTATCTCTAGAATCTATTCTGAAAAGAGGTTTTTGTATAATTACAAATCAATCAGGTGAGACCATTAGGAATTGCATGAATGTTAAACTCAATGAAAAATTAACTCTTGAGTTAATGGATGGTTATATTGAAACCAAGGTTGAAGATGTTCAGCTTAATAGGAATTTGTAGTGGCTACATCAGACGCTAATAAAAAAAATACTAAAAAGTTTAATGAAACTAAGAAATTAGATGATTACTCATTAAAACAATTTATAAAAGAATCAAAAAGTAAAATATCTCATTTGTCTTATGAACAAGCCTTAAATGAGCTTGATATCTTATTGGAAAAAATGCAAACTTCTAATATTTTAGTAGAGGATTTAAAGAGGTCTTATATTAAAGGGAAATTATATCTGGAACATTGTGAAAAATTATTGGAAAAAGTAGAACAGGAAGTTATTGAAATTAGCGAAGAAGATTTAAATTAATCTGACTCTTCAGCTTCTATATCTATTGTTGCAGAGCTGGCAGGTGAATTTGTTTCTTTATTATTATCAGAAATTTCATTTACTTGCTCTGATCCACATATTGGACATTGATATAGATTTGATGGATATGTTGTTCCACATGAATTACATTGAATCATTCGAGATTTTATAACTTTCCATCCTATCCATCCAATTATAGTTAATAATATTGGTATAAATAAACTAAGTAAAATTAAACTGCCAGCTAAATCAAAGAGAAACTTACCTGCTGGTGTAGGCAATAGAAAAAGTAATATAATGGCTATAGGAAGCAAACCAGCTGATTTGTTCATATTTTAAGTTTTAGCTTTGAGAAGTTCTCTTTGTTTATGCCTTTTCATTTGACCTGTTGCTAGCACAACACTCCAGCATTGTCCAAAATATAGTATTAATCCAACAAGCCAAATCCAAAGGGTTAATACCAGTACTCCACTAATTAATCCATACGCTTGAAAACGTGAACCAAGAGAGAGAATTGTTCTGCTAACGGCGGAATTAAGTAATGTTAATAATGTTCCAATCATTACTGAACCAGGAATTAATGGTCTAAGAGGGACTCTTCTAGGTGGAACTAAACTTTGAAATAAAAATGCCATTACAGTAAAACCTATAAATGGAATTACTACTTGCCCTAGTTCTATTACCGGTATTCTTGCCAATGTATTTGTGATAGCAGGACTTGAATTCTTCAAGTCTGTCCATACTGCACCTGGTATCAATCTTATATACGCACTTATTTCATCAAGAACCATTAAAAAACCAACTAAAAGAACAACTAAGAAAGCTTCTACCCTATTTCGAATAAATCTAAATGCTTGCTCTTTAAATGGTTTTCCTCCATTTTTAATTGGGAGAGCATCTTCCCAAAGTCGATCTGCCCCTCTTTGCAAAGTTAGATATGCATTCCCAGCAGTAATGATTAAAAACATTGCTCCAAGTATGCCTGCGCCAAATTTTTGATTAACCAGCTTTACTAATGTTGTATCAACTAAACCAACTACTGATGGTGGCAAAACTTGAGCAGCCAAACCAATTATTTGTTGATCAAGACCT is part of the Prochlorococcus marinus str. MIT 0919 genome and harbors:
- a CDS encoding trypsin-like peptidase domain-containing protein, coding for MKIAQLIYNSGLCGLLLGISAYYVKSSPNLHSPYLTESSRSLVPGKSFVTEAVNQSGPAVVTIETQRKITVRQYIFPKNFFVDPNLEKFFNPPNSQSPKHHVQKSQGSGVIFSEDGLVLTNAHVVENTDKLIIGLSDGKRFPAEIIGQDYLTDLAVVRIQGKGPWPIALLGNSDKLVVGDWAIAVGNPFGLEKTVTLGIISNLNRNVSQLGISDKRLKLIQTDAAINPGNSGGPLLNSAGEVIGINTLVRTGPGAGLGFAIPINQAIEIANQLINTGKAIHPMIGINLSNVQSKNEKKFNAGVRVARVIPNSPAEKAGFKLNDIVISINGLMVNNAEEVINEISNNGIEKRVTFKIFRNGKNIKILVRPIDMSLFEIN
- the xseA gene encoding exodeoxyribonuclease VII large subunit — encoded protein: MDLEPLPTYSVKELNHAIGSLIARGFAPRFNLVATVSKSQLKNGHLWLTLTDGEASITGVIWASTLKKVSFQPNEQDGIEIFGRLNFWENRASLVVQVIAIRPTLSTVLKKFEVVRDLLIKEGLIDEARRRKLPKYPKNIAILTSVPSSALADILRTAKERWPASKVFIFPIPVQGDVSKKIKLVIERVINHQKKFKIEAIVLARGGGSREDLMIFDDEELCRSLANLPVPLITGLGHEDDLTVADLVADHRSATPTAAIVDLLPSREIAKEYCLQIRKRCDGYFVWALNKEKQKLLERKFQWNKESPLKTIKSIRKDLDTRKQILKTLSLESILKRGFCIITNQSGETIRNCMNVKLNEKLTLELMDGYIETKVEDVQLNRNL
- a CDS encoding DUF2973 domain-containing protein, translated to MYLVAVLVLLWQAFRVMFRSLSRVDELPRKSLHDGDDRTGRLTIHPELLNKEGEITDEDLLTVRFSNDLEPPQSSE
- the xseB gene encoding exodeoxyribonuclease VII small subunit codes for the protein MATSDANKKNTKKFNETKKLDDYSLKQFIKESKSKISHLSYEQALNELDILLEKMQTSNILVEDLKRSYIKGKLYLEHCEKLLEKVEQEVIEISEEDLN
- a CDS encoding chlorophyll a/b-binding protein, whose translation is MNQDNSPRYGFVNYAEIWNGRLAMIGILVGLSTELLTGQGILGQIGFG
- a CDS encoding YihY/virulence factor BrkB family protein yields the protein MINRWKSQCRWLIRSLWHASQRWSRCDCVDLSAAFAYYTLQSFFPILLISLSVASWFLGNQQGLDQQIIGLAAQVLPPSVVGLVDTTLVKLVNQKFGAGILGAMFLIITAGNAYLTLQRGADRLWEDALPIKNGGKPFKEQAFRFIRNRVEAFLVVLLVGFLMVLDEISAYIRLIPGAVWTDLKNSSPAITNTLARIPVIELGQVVIPFIGFTVMAFLFQSLVPPRRVPLRPLIPGSVMIGTLLTLLNSAVSRTILSLGSRFQAYGLISGVLVLTLWIWLVGLILYFGQCWSVVLATGQMKRHKQRELLKAKT